A portion of the Deltaproteobacteria bacterium genome contains these proteins:
- a CDS encoding sigma 54-interacting transcriptional regulator yields MKKIEETTLLYEISKALNVSLDLKKSLYRVLDILSHSMDMVRGTITIVNPLRNEIRIEVAHGLSRAEMERGKYKSGEGITGRVIQTGKAFVVPKISEEPLFLNRTATRKAAHHKELSFVCVPVKKGSQVVGTLSVDRPFDESYSLKSGKRLLSIIAAMIAQHVINLETIKLEKDQLREENRRLREELTNKFRITNIIGNSNKMREVFQMISQVSKSNATVLIRGESGTGKELVANAIHYNSLRSKSPFVKVNCAALPSNLIESELFGHEQGAFTGAMRQKKGKFELANKGTIFLDEIGSIGMDVQVKLLRVLQEKEFERVGGYETIKADVRIIAATNKNLEQAVEDEAFRDDLYYRLNVFPVYMPPLRERKTDVLLLADHFLEKYAKENQKDIRRFSTPAIDMLIQYHWPGNVRELENCIERAVLLCEEGVIHSYHLPPTVQTAEESDTLPAKSLEDAVASLEREVMVDALKTTRGNMAKAAEILKTTERKFAYKAKKYGVDFRLYR; encoded by the coding sequence ATGAAGAAGATCGAAGAAACAACCCTTCTTTATGAAATCAGCAAAGCGCTCAACGTGAGCCTGGACCTTAAAAAATCTCTTTACAGGGTACTGGACATCCTGTCCCATTCAATGGACATGGTGCGGGGAACAATTACCATCGTTAATCCTTTGCGCAATGAGATTCGCATTGAGGTGGCTCACGGTCTGTCCAGGGCCGAAATGGAACGTGGAAAATACAAGTCTGGCGAGGGTATTACGGGCCGTGTAATCCAGACCGGCAAGGCCTTTGTGGTACCCAAGATCAGTGAGGAGCCCCTGTTCCTGAACCGCACAGCCACAAGAAAGGCAGCTCACCACAAGGAACTCTCCTTCGTGTGCGTGCCCGTGAAAAAAGGGAGTCAGGTGGTCGGGACACTGAGTGTTGATCGGCCCTTTGACGAATCGTACTCCCTGAAAAGCGGCAAAAGGCTCCTTTCCATCATTGCCGCCATGATCGCCCAGCATGTCATTAATCTTGAGACCATAAAGCTCGAGAAAGACCAGTTGAGAGAAGAAAACCGTCGGCTTCGAGAAGAACTCACAAACAAATTCCGCATAACTAATATCATCGGCAACAGCAATAAGATGCGAGAGGTCTTTCAAATGATCTCCCAGGTGTCCAAGAGCAATGCCACTGTACTTATTCGTGGAGAGAGCGGCACGGGAAAAGAGTTGGTGGCCAATGCCATTCACTACAACAGCCTGAGATCAAAAAGCCCCTTTGTGAAAGTAAATTGCGCGGCCCTGCCTTCCAATCTCATTGAGAGTGAACTCTTCGGCCATGAACAGGGGGCCTTTACCGGGGCAATGCGCCAGAAAAAAGGGAAGTTCGAACTGGCCAACAAGGGGACCATTTTTTTGGATGAGATTGGTTCCATCGGCATGGACGTTCAGGTGAAGCTCCTGCGGGTCCTACAGGAAAAGGAGTTTGAACGTGTGGGTGGATACGAGACCATCAAGGCAGACGTTCGTATCATAGCGGCCACGAACAAGAACCTGGAGCAGGCCGTTGAGGATGAGGCTTTTCGGGACGACCTCTATTACAGATTGAATGTCTTCCCAGTCTACATGCCCCCCTTAAGAGAACGAAAGACTGATGTCTTGCTTCTTGCGGACCACTTCTTGGAAAAATACGCCAAAGAAAATCAAAAGGACATCCGCCGCTTTTCAACGCCGGCCATCGACATGCTTATCCAGTACCACTGGCCGGGCAATGTGAGGGAACTTGAAAACTGCATTGAGCGGGCGGTGCTTCTGTGCGAGGAGGGCGTTATTCACAGCTATCATTTGCCTCCGACTGTCCAGACAGCGGAAGAGTCGGACACCCTTCCGGCAAAATCTCTGGAGGATGCAGTGGCAAGCCTGGAGCGCGAGGTCATGGTCGACGCCTTGAAAACCACGCGGGGAAACATGGCAAAGGCCGCCGAGATCCTGAAGACAACGGAGAGGAAGTTCGCTTATAAGGCCAAGAAGTATGGCGTGGACTTTCGCCTTTACCGGTAA
- a CDS encoding DUF5610 domain-containing protein produces MTVETSPILAYPMPGPLIEEDNFWKTRPADDKVRESRNLLDVVDLASFPPKTGAITSGIYDRSYAYQEDLSAFMGDTKIEYEGKDGSNVFIHFSYVSISRKVHYEVAQTVRGLGETSEAHPHPVGDYLGPKTTAERILRCAKGLANKFMAMEGDDKEKLGHFIQKLIKAIDKAFGKARQLTGAIPPHIGGMIRETYDLVMKGMALLKGELTGAQDTLQSKLIYEEEISYTSAFLEISVMA; encoded by the coding sequence ATGACCGTAGAGACCAGTCCCATTCTGGCGTATCCCATGCCCGGTCCTCTAATTGAGGAAGACAATTTCTGGAAGACAAGACCCGCCGATGACAAAGTCCGTGAATCACGAAACTTGCTTGACGTTGTGGATCTTGCCTCGTTTCCACCGAAAACCGGCGCTATCACTTCCGGCATTTATGATAGATCCTACGCCTACCAGGAGGATCTCAGCGCTTTCATGGGGGACACAAAGATAGAATATGAGGGGAAAGACGGCTCAAACGTCTTCATACATTTCAGCTATGTGTCCATTTCAAGAAAGGTCCACTATGAAGTCGCCCAAACGGTCAGAGGGTTGGGAGAGACATCTGAAGCCCACCCACATCCCGTGGGTGATTATCTTGGTCCCAAAACCACAGCAGAACGCATCCTGCGTTGCGCAAAAGGGCTTGCGAACAAGTTTATGGCCATGGAGGGTGACGACAAGGAAAAACTGGGTCACTTCATCCAGAAGCTCATCAAGGCCATAGACAAGGCCTTTGGCAAGGCACGGCAGTTGACAGGCGCCATCCCACCGCACATCGGAGGGATGATACGTGAGACCTACGATCTGGTCATGAAAGGGATGGCCTTGCTCAAAGGTGAACTAACCGGCGCCCAGGATACCTTACAAAGCAAGCTCATTTACGAAGAGGAGATTTCCTACACATCAGCTTTTCTTGAAATCTCTGTCATGGCCTGA
- a CDS encoding citrate synthase, giving the protein MEETAKLIIDGKTFELPIVTGSEGERAIDISKLRQKTGLVTLDPGFVNTANCQSRITFVDGEKGILRYEGIPVEQLAEHSTFVETGYLLINGELPTQRQLNRFSVLLNDHSLVHEDMRTFFEHFPRWAHPMGILSSMVNALRAFYPEIPERTQEEEINITVTRLLSKVRTMAAMSYKIFRGHRVIFPRHDLTYAANFLNMMFDSPVRPYVIDEDVVKALNVFWILHADHEQNCSTAAVRLVGSAKVNLYAAISAGICALWGPLHGGANQAVVEMLSQIHESGGDLAPFLVRAKDRSDPFRLMGFGHRVYKTYDPRGRIMKEVCDKVLGKATRQDPLLDIARKLEEVALKDQYFIDHNLYPNIDFYSGILLRAIGIPVNMFTVMFAIGRLPGWISQWKESIEDPNWKIQRPRQIYVGRNKRDYVPIKKRGKKRKI; this is encoded by the coding sequence ATGGAAGAGACAGCAAAGCTCATCATAGATGGAAAAACCTTTGAGCTGCCAATTGTTACCGGCTCAGAAGGGGAAAGAGCCATTGATATATCCAAGTTGCGCCAGAAAACCGGCCTTGTAACTCTGGATCCCGGCTTTGTGAATACGGCCAACTGTCAGAGTCGCATCACCTTTGTGGATGGAGAAAAGGGCATCCTGCGTTACGAAGGCATACCCGTGGAACAGCTCGCAGAGCATTCCACCTTTGTGGAGACAGGATATCTTTTAATAAACGGTGAATTGCCCACCCAGAGACAGCTTAACCGGTTCTCCGTGCTGCTGAATGACCACTCCCTTGTCCATGAGGATATGCGGACTTTTTTTGAGCACTTTCCCAGATGGGCCCATCCTATGGGCATCCTGTCATCAATGGTTAACGCCCTGCGGGCCTTCTATCCCGAAATCCCTGAGAGGACACAGGAAGAAGAAATCAATATTACTGTCACCAGGCTTCTGTCAAAAGTGCGGACGATGGCGGCCATGTCCTATAAAATTTTCAGAGGACACAGGGTAATTTTCCCAAGACATGACCTCACGTACGCAGCCAATTTCTTGAACATGATGTTCGATTCACCGGTCCGGCCCTATGTTATCGACGAAGATGTCGTAAAGGCCCTGAACGTCTTCTGGATCCTCCATGCCGACCACGAACAAAACTGCTCCACTGCTGCGGTCCGATTAGTGGGAAGCGCAAAGGTCAATCTCTATGCGGCCATTTCAGCAGGCATATGTGCCCTTTGGGGGCCTTTGCACGGCGGCGCAAACCAGGCCGTGGTGGAAATGCTCAGCCAGATACATGAAAGTGGCGGGGATCTGGCCCCTTTCCTGGTGCGGGCCAAAGACAGAAGCGATCCCTTTCGGCTCATGGGTTTTGGTCACCGTGTGTACAAGACCTATGATCCAAGGGGCCGGATTATGAAAGAGGTGTGCGATAAGGTCTTGGGAAAAGCAACGCGCCAAGATCCTCTGCTCGATATTGCCCGCAAATTGGAAGAAGTGGCCTTGAAGGATCAATATTTCATTGATCATAACCTCTATCCGAACATAGATTTTTACAGCGGCATCCTGCTGCGGGCAATCGGGATTCCGGTCAACATGTTCACGGTCATGTTTGCCATCGGCCGCCTGCCCGGATGGATCAGCCAGTGGAAGGAGAGTATCGAAGATCCTAATTGGAAAATCCAGAGGCCTCGCCAGATCTATGTTGGGCGGAACAAGAGGGATTATGTCCCCATAAAGAAGCGGGGCAAGAAACGTAAAATTTGA
- a CDS encoding ammonium transporter, which produces MDAGDTAFILICSALVLFMTPGLALFYGGMVRNKNVLATIMHSFIIMGVVTVIWALWGYSLAFGPDVGGVVGNLDWFGLNGVGLSPSPDYAGTIPHQAFMIFQAMFAIITPALITGAFAERMKFSAFLVFIILWSTFVYCPLAHWVWGSGGWLGNMGALDFAGGTVVHISSGVSALAAAILISKRKGYGKEQFIPHNVPMTITGAAILWFGWFGFNAGSALASNGLAAGAFVTTHVACAAAALTWMFAEWIHRDKPTTLGAASGAVAGLVAITPAAGFVRPVSALIVGGIAGVICYMGVLAKSKLGYDDSLDVVGIHGLGGTWGALATGLFASIAVNPDGANGLFFGNPGQLWIQFVSVIATCVFAFVMTLIIFKIVDCTMGLRVTDEEEVRGLDITQHSETAYSL; this is translated from the coding sequence ATTGACGCAGGAGACACAGCTTTTATTCTTATTTGTTCGGCCCTGGTTCTGTTCATGACCCCCGGTCTAGCCCTTTTCTATGGCGGGATGGTACGCAACAAGAATGTCCTGGCCACCATTATGCACAGTTTCATCATCATGGGCGTGGTCACGGTAATTTGGGCACTCTGGGGCTATTCCCTCGCATTTGGGCCTGATGTGGGAGGTGTTGTCGGAAACCTCGACTGGTTTGGCTTAAATGGGGTGGGTTTGTCTCCAAGTCCGGATTATGCCGGGACGATACCTCATCAGGCCTTCATGATCTTCCAGGCCATGTTTGCCATTATTACCCCCGCGCTCATTACCGGGGCCTTTGCAGAGCGTATGAAGTTCAGCGCCTTTCTGGTTTTTATCATACTCTGGTCCACATTTGTGTATTGTCCGTTGGCCCACTGGGTTTGGGGTTCCGGTGGCTGGTTAGGAAACATGGGAGCCCTCGACTTTGCCGGAGGAACGGTAGTCCATATTAGCTCCGGGGTTTCTGCGCTGGCCGCTGCCATCCTGATCTCCAAAAGAAAAGGGTACGGCAAAGAGCAGTTTATCCCTCACAACGTCCCTATGACTATTACGGGCGCTGCCATCCTGTGGTTCGGATGGTTTGGTTTCAATGCAGGCAGCGCCCTTGCAAGCAACGGTTTGGCTGCGGGCGCATTTGTGACGACCCACGTCGCTTGTGCAGCCGCCGCCCTTACGTGGATGTTTGCAGAATGGATACACCGCGACAAACCCACCACCCTGGGCGCAGCCAGCGGCGCCGTGGCCGGACTTGTGGCCATTACTCCCGCAGCCGGCTTTGTGAGACCAGTGTCAGCCCTGATTGTTGGTGGCATAGCAGGAGTTATCTGTTATATGGGTGTATTGGCCAAGTCAAAACTCGGCTACGACGATTCCCTCGACGTAGTGGGAATCCACGGCCTGGGAGGCACATGGGGAGCCCTGGCTACCGGTTTGTTTGCCAGCATAGCGGTGAATCCGGACGGGGCCAACGGCCTCTTTTTCGGAAACCCTGGACAACTTTGGATCCAGTTTGTGTCGGTCATTGCCACCTGTGTCTTTGCTTTTGTTATGACACTCATCATCTTCAAGATTGTTGATTGTACCATGGGTTTGAGAGTAACCGATGAAGAAGAGGTGAGGGGATTAGATATTACGCAGCATAGTGAGACGGCGTATAGTCTGTAA
- a CDS encoding P-II family nitrogen regulator encodes MKKIEAIIKPFKLDDVKEGLTEIGVQGMTVSEVKGFGRQKGHTEIYRGAEYKVDFVPKIKLEVVVNSELAPQVVQVIEQKAKTGAIGDGKIFVSGLDEVVRIRTGERGKEAI; translated from the coding sequence ATGAAAAAGATCGAAGCTATTATCAAACCCTTTAAGCTGGACGACGTGAAAGAAGGCCTTACCGAGATTGGTGTTCAGGGGATGACTGTCTCCGAGGTTAAGGGGTTCGGTCGCCAAAAAGGCCACACGGAGATCTATCGTGGGGCAGAGTACAAGGTGGATTTTGTGCCAAAGATCAAACTGGAGGTGGTCGTGAATTCGGAACTCGCGCCTCAGGTTGTGCAGGTGATCGAGCAAAAAGCTAAGACAGGAGCCATTGGCGACGGAAAGATCTTTGTCTCTGGCCTGGATGAGGTCGTTCGCATCAGGACAGGAGAACGGGGCAAGGAAGCAATATAG
- the glnD gene encoding [protein-PII] uridylyltransferase produces the protein MTPQQSPISILQKKREGLIARFLNGDEPFFLERQAEILDEYFRESFLRSSVGPLIRVDKNPYAIIALGGYGRKEQCLHSDVDVLLLFKKKIPDQAKGLVHEIFYPLWDIGLDVGYATRSLKECLTLASQDFEVLTSLIDARFLCGISSLYSDLKEQIRGKALRRHGRAYLDWLSERNQDRHTRFGDSTYLLEPNIKEGLGGLRDYHTMLWVALTTYHISEPRDLEFFGHLSHDEFQSLCEALTFIRNVRNWLHHLSGRKCDQLYFEYQVRLAQALGFKQENGQRAVEGFLGALHGQMEFVKRQHLMFLGHALKPKQKPGRKKAVAAGIEVVRDALDFESPEAILRNPHLLIKIFEIGAVLEKPLRAGASRLVKEFLYLVDEKFQRSRAVIRSFQRILSAPPQTFNVLNAMLNAGMMAALIPEMKGIVNRIQYDQYHVYPVDKHSLRTVQILKELRDAGPETQEAFCAEIFREIRNPEVLLWGGLLHDVGKGGDGYDHDDHATRGARIVRHVFNRMDFADKDIDTISFLVREHLFLIHTATRRDINDEKIVVQCAKKFRDIDRLRMLYLLTVADSMATGPKAWNNWKGALLKELFFKISHILEKGELATPAASEVVEKKKEKVFQRGVSIPTNTLETLFDDMSPRYLLYTSSKNILRHIELFHSLGQDPCVLETKVNPRTNYRTATICARDFPGLFSKIAGVFTLNNFDILSAQIYTWRNDIALDIFKVKAPPDTILEDEMWERVNKDLKAALRGELDLSTALDQKALAYQSLQRKTPRRPDKVNVDNETSDFFTIIEIYTHDFPGLLYRITNTLLRCGLDTRVAKIATKADQVVDVFYVRDFDGQKVDSPEQVAAIKKTIKEVLANGANSKAES, from the coding sequence ATGACCCCACAGCAATCCCCAATAAGCATTCTGCAGAAAAAGAGGGAAGGGCTAATCGCCCGCTTCCTCAATGGCGATGAACCCTTCTTTTTGGAACGACAGGCAGAGATCCTTGACGAGTATTTTCGCGAGAGCTTTCTCAGGAGTTCCGTAGGGCCCCTGATACGCGTGGACAAAAATCCCTATGCAATCATTGCACTGGGTGGTTACGGCAGAAAAGAGCAGTGTCTTCATTCCGATGTGGATGTGCTCCTTCTCTTTAAGAAAAAGATCCCGGACCAGGCCAAGGGTCTTGTCCATGAGATTTTTTATCCCCTGTGGGATATCGGTCTTGACGTTGGTTATGCCACCAGGTCCCTGAAAGAATGTTTAACGCTGGCCTCCCAGGATTTTGAGGTCTTAACCTCCCTGATCGACGCACGATTTCTCTGTGGCATATCTTCCCTCTATTCAGATCTGAAGGAGCAGATACGCGGCAAAGCCCTCCGCAGGCACGGACGTGCTTACTTGGACTGGCTTTCAGAAAGAAATCAAGACCGCCACACAAGGTTCGGGGATTCCACTTATCTTTTGGAACCGAATATCAAAGAGGGACTCGGCGGCCTGAGAGACTATCACACGATGCTCTGGGTGGCCCTGACGACATATCACATCAGCGAACCAAGGGACCTGGAGTTCTTTGGACATCTGTCCCATGATGAGTTTCAGTCCCTGTGTGAGGCGCTAACGTTTATTAGAAACGTGAGAAACTGGCTACACCATTTGAGCGGACGCAAATGCGATCAACTCTACTTTGAATACCAAGTCAGGCTCGCCCAAGCCCTGGGATTTAAGCAAGAAAACGGACAACGGGCCGTCGAAGGATTCCTGGGGGCCCTGCACGGCCAGATGGAGTTCGTGAAACGACAGCACCTGATGTTTCTCGGCCATGCACTGAAGCCAAAGCAAAAGCCCGGCAGGAAAAAGGCGGTAGCAGCAGGCATCGAGGTCGTCCGGGACGCCCTGGACTTTGAATCTCCAGAAGCCATCCTCAGAAATCCCCATCTTTTGATAAAAATATTCGAGATAGGTGCGGTTCTCGAAAAACCTCTAAGGGCAGGTGCAAGCCGGCTGGTCAAAGAGTTCTTATACTTAGTCGATGAGAAATTCCAAAGGTCCCGTGCGGTCATTAGGTCTTTTCAGCGCATCCTGTCCGCGCCTCCCCAAACCTTTAATGTCTTAAATGCAATGTTAAACGCAGGCATGATGGCTGCCCTGATTCCCGAGATGAAGGGCATTGTCAACCGGATTCAATACGATCAGTATCATGTCTATCCTGTGGATAAGCACTCGCTGCGTACCGTACAAATCTTGAAAGAATTGCGCGATGCAGGCCCCGAAACTCAAGAGGCCTTTTGCGCAGAGATCTTCAGAGAAATACGAAATCCTGAGGTCCTGCTGTGGGGAGGCCTTCTGCACGACGTGGGCAAGGGTGGAGACGGATATGACCATGACGACCATGCAACACGGGGAGCGCGGATCGTCAGGCATGTGTTCAATAGGATGGACTTCGCCGACAAAGACATCGACACCATCTCTTTTCTGGTTCGTGAGCACCTTTTCTTAATTCACACTGCCACACGAAGAGACATCAACGACGAAAAAATTGTCGTTCAATGTGCGAAAAAATTTCGCGACATTGATCGCCTCAGGATGCTCTATTTGCTTACGGTTGCTGACTCAATGGCTACTGGTCCAAAGGCGTGGAACAATTGGAAGGGAGCGCTCTTAAAGGAACTCTTTTTCAAGATCTCTCACATACTGGAAAAGGGTGAACTGGCCACACCAGCGGCTTCAGAAGTGGTAGAGAAAAAAAAGGAGAAAGTTTTTCAACGTGGGGTATCCATACCCACGAACACGTTGGAGACTCTCTTTGACGATATGTCGCCACGGTACCTCCTGTACACATCGTCGAAAAATATCCTCCGTCATATTGAGTTATTTCATAGCCTCGGTCAAGACCCCTGTGTGTTGGAGACAAAGGTCAATCCCAGGACGAACTACAGAACCGCTACAATCTGTGCCAGAGACTTTCCCGGACTCTTTTCAAAAATTGCAGGCGTGTTCACCCTCAACAATTTTGATATCTTGAGCGCTCAGATCTACACTTGGAGAAATGACATCGCCCTTGACATCTTCAAGGTCAAGGCCCCACCCGACACTATCCTTGAGGACGAAATGTGGGAGAGGGTCAACAAAGACCTGAAAGCTGCCCTGAGGGGTGAGTTGGATCTTTCGACTGCTCTTGACCAAAAGGCGCTGGCCTATCAATCCTTGCAAAGAAAGACACCGAGAAGGCCGGACAAGGTCAACGTCGACAATGAGACCTCCGATTTTTTCACGATCATAGAAATCTACACGCACGATTTCCCAGGTCTTCTTTATAGGATCACCAATACCCTTCTCCGGTGCGGACTGGACACCAGGGTTGCCAAGATCGCCACCAAGGCCGATCAAGTCGTCGATGTCTTCTACGTGCGGGACTTTGACGGCCAGAAAGTCGACAGCCCGGAGCAGGTGGCGGCCATCAAAAAGACAATCAAAGAGGTTTTGGCCAACGGAGCGAATAGCAAAGCTGAAAGCTGA